In one window of Scyliorhinus canicula chromosome 17, sScyCan1.1, whole genome shotgun sequence DNA:
- the LOC119952158 gene encoding gastrula zinc finger protein XlCGF8.2DB-like isoform X2, producing MSFTAGIDYTRALCVDEASTSDLERQEETETQNLEKPWKCGDCGKGYRAPSELEAHRRIHTGERPFTCSRCWKGFTELSSLKSHQRVHTGEKPFTCPQCEKGFRHSSTLRTHQRVHTGERPFTCYQCGKGFSHSSTLQTHQRVHTGERPFTCSQCGKEFIQLSHLLSHQRVHTGEKPFTCSQCGKGFSDSSHLLRHQRIHTGERPFTCSQCGKGYTQLSHLLSHQRIHTGERPFTCSQCGKGFTQLSHVLSHQRSHTGEKPFSCPLCGKRFTRLSGLQTHQRVHTGEKPFTCPQCGKGFIQLSNLRKHQYVHTGERPFTSSQCGTGNRDSSSLLRNQQVDN from the coding sequence ATGTCATTCACAGCGGGGATAGACTATACACGTGCTCTGTGTGTGGACGAAGCTTCAACGTCCGACCTGGAGAGACAAGAGGAGACGGAGACTCAAAacctggagaaaccgtggaaatgtggggactgtgggaagggatacagagcCCCATCAGAGTTGGAagctcatcgacgcattcacactggagagagaccgttcacctgttcTCGGTgttggaagggattcactgagttatccagcctgaagtcacaccagcgagttcacactggggagaagccgttcacctgccctcagtgtgagaagggattcagacattcatccaccctgcggacgcaccagcgagttcacactggggagaggccattcacctgctatcagtgtgggaagggattcagtcattcatccaccctgcagacacaccagcgagttcacactggggagaggccgtttacctgctctcagtgtgggaaagaattcattcagttatcccacctgctgtcacaccagcgagttcacactggggagaagccgttcacctgctctcagtgtgggaagggattcagtgattcatcccacctattgagacaccagcgaattcacaccggggagaggccgttcacctgctctcagtgtgggaagggatacactcagttatcccacctgctgtcacaccagcgaattcacactggggagaggccattcacctgctctcagtgtgggaagggattcacacaattATCCCATGTGCTGTCACACCAGcgaagtcacactggggagaagccattctcctgccctctgtgtgggaagagattcactcggttatccggcctgcagacacaccagcgagttcacaccggggagaagccgttcacctgccctcagtgtgggaaaggatttattcaATTATCCAACCTGCGCAAACACCAgtacgttcacactggggagaggccgttcacctccTCTCAGTGCGGGACGGGAAACCGTGATTCATCATCCCTGCTAAGAAATCAACAAGTTGACAATTGA